The proteins below are encoded in one region of Pan paniscus chromosome 4, NHGRI_mPanPan1-v2.0_pri, whole genome shotgun sequence:
- the MARCOL gene encoding MARCO-like protein, translating into MRAFIFFLFMLLAMFSASSTQISNTSVFKLEENPKPALILEEKNEANHLGGQRDSNKQGGSYTQGNPGIFRLQGQPGYFNKLEKPRHFKQGRAGVLNQPGILKNSGKSNQKANPESSNKQENSGSSSQLGRPGISTQQGNPGSSGQQEKPGSFSQKVMVGSSSQQGKPGSSSQHRNLGSSTQKGNLGSSSLQGHLGLSSHQGKPESSGQQGKPGSSSQQGNLGSSGQQEKPGSSSQQGKPGYSSHQGKPGSSSQQGNLHLSSQQGNQGPSSKQRKPGSSSHQGNLRLSSQQGNIGSPSQQEKPESSSQQGNLGSSSYQGKPVSSSQRGKPVSSSQQGKPGASSQQGDLGSSKQQGKPGSSSQQGNIESSGQEWKPESSSHQRKLRSFYNQRQRKNIDSTFDGNIMDFEVSANNFFFSVNLTQQFSFPRLKML; encoded by the coding sequence CATCTTCAACCCAGATTTCAAATACCAGTGTTTTCAAACTAGAAGAGAATCCAAAACCTGCACTtattctggaggaaaaaaatgaagctaaCCATCTAGGAGGACAAAGAGATTCTAATAAGCAAGGAGGGAGTTATACACAAGGAAATCCAGGAATATTTAGGCTTCAAGGACAACCAGGCTATTTTAACAAGCTAGAGAAACCAAGACATTTTAAGCAAGGGAGAGCAGGAGTTTTAAACCAGCCTGGGATTTTAAAGAATTCAGGAAAATCTAACCAAAAAGCGAATCCAGAATCTTCTAATAAGCAGGAAAACTCAGGATCTTCTAGCCAACtagggagaccagggatttctacCCAACAGGGAAATCCAGGGTCATCTGGCCAACAAGAGAAACCAGGGTCATTTAGCCAGAAAGTGATGGTGGGGTCATCTAGCCAACAGGGGAAGCCAGGATCATCTAGCCAACACAGGAATCTAGGGTCATCAACCCAGAAAGGGAATTTAGGATCTTCTAGCCTACAAGGGCATCTGGGTTTATCTAGCCATCAAGGGAAGCCAGAGTCATCTGGCCAACAGGGGAAGCCAGGGTCATCTAGCCAACAAGGAAATCTAGGATCTTCTGGCCAACAGGAGAAGCCAGGATCTTCTAGCCAACAGGGGAAGCCAGGGTATTCTAGCCATCAAGGGAAGCCAGGGTCATCTAGCCAACAAGGAAATCTACATTTATCTAGCCAGCAAGGGAATCAAGGACCTTCTAGCAAACAGAGGAAGCCAGGTTCATCCAGCCATCAAGGAAATCTACGATTATCTAGCCAGCAAGGGAATATAGGATCTCCTAGCCAACAGGAGAAGCCAGAGTCTTCTAGCCAACAAGGGAATCTAGGGTCATCTAGCTATCAAGGGAAGCCAGTGTCATCTAGCCAACGAGGGAAGCCAGTGTCATCTAGCCAACAAGGGAAGCCAGGGGCATCTAGCCAGCAAGGAGATCTAGGATCTTCTAAGCAGCAGGGGAAGCCAGGATCATCTAGCCAGCAAGGAAATATAGAGTCATCTGGCCAGGAATGGAAGCCAGAGTCATCTAGCCATCAGAGAAAATTAAGGTCATTTTACAACCAACGACAAAGAAAAAATATCGACAGCACTTTTGATGGCaatataatggactttgaggTTAGTGCTAATAACTTCTTTTTCTCAGTCaacttgacccagcaattctctTTTCCAAGacttaaaatgctttaa